One genomic segment of Opisthocomus hoazin isolate bOpiHoa1 chromosome 23, bOpiHoa1.hap1, whole genome shotgun sequence includes these proteins:
- the LOC104334684 gene encoding kazal-type serine protease inhibitor domain-containing protein 1: protein MKHPMVTAVLVVLVQVSQSFPALYHQSWWRLLREADSCGKCDVALCSEPKDCPAGTVLDRCGCCPECGNAEGQICDLDQGNHFYGQCGDNLECRLDADEARFGEVPEPQCVCKSQESICGPEGKTYENICQFNKVYAMKKNISMKHKGPCESAPVISVPPQDVQNFTGNDVIFGCEVSAYPMPHLEWKKKGNKMFLPGDDAHISVQARGGPQKYGVTGWLQIQGLKKSDEGVYICHTKNKYGATYASARLKVIDGSSAFAFTAGSRSASYSIEYGDYYDHSDDEDEEEYESGDYEN from the exons ATGAAGCACCCGATGGTTACAGCAGTGCTGGTAGTACTGGTGCAGGTTTCTCAGAGTTTCCCTGCCTTGTACCACCAAAGTTGGTGGAGGCTGTTAAGGGAAGCAGATAGTTGTGGAAAATGCGATGTGGCACTTTGTTCTGAGCCTAAAGACTGTCCAGCTGGGACCGTATTGGACCGCTGCGGCTGCTGTCCTGAGTGTGGAAATGCGGAAGGTCAGATCTGCGACTTGGACCAGGGCAATCATTTTTACGGGCAATGTGGGGATAACCTTGAGTGCAGGCTGGATGCTGATGAAGCAAGGTTTGGGGAAGTCCCTGAACCACAGTGTGTGTGCAAGTCTCAAGAGAGCATCTGCGGACCTGAAGGGAAAACCTACGAGAACATCTGTCAATTCAACAAGGTTTATGCTATGAAAAAGAATATCAGCATGAAACATAAAGGACCATGTGAATCAG CTCCTGTTATTTCTGTGCCACCTCAGGACGTCCAGAATTTCACAGGCAATGACGTCATTTTTGGCTGTGAGGTGTCAGCCTACCCTATGCCACAccttgaatggaaaaaaaaagggaataaaatgttTCTGCCAGGAGATGATGCCCACATCTCAGTACAG GCAAGAGGTGGGCCTCAGAAGTATGGTGTGACAGGCTGGCTGCAGATTCAAGGCCTCAAAAAATCAGATGAAGGTGTTTACATCTGCCACACCAAAAATAAGTATGGTGCAACATACGCCTCCGCAAGATTGAAAGTCAttgatg GCTCATCTGCATTTGCATTTACTGCTGGCAGTAGAAGTGCAAGCTACAGCATTGAATATGGGGACTATTATGACCATTCTGAtgatgaagatgaggaagaatatGAATCCGGGGACTATGAAAATTGA